The following are from one region of the Candidatus Deferrimicrobium borealis genome:
- a CDS encoding biotin/lipoyl-binding protein produces the protein MSYVATIDEREVTISVEELGGSNYKVAIDGVEHVVDAQLIAGTLWSVLYGNGSFEVDVTRLPAEEFEVLIQGDCHRFTLMNEQRRAMIRAGGKGSAGKAMLTSPMPGKVVKLLVGEGQEVEAGQGVIVVEAMKMENELKSAVAGKVKEIFVEEGQVVESGAKLLLVE, from the coding sequence ATGAGCTACGTGGCGACGATCGACGAACGGGAAGTGACGATCTCCGTCGAGGAACTCGGCGGGTCGAACTACAAGGTGGCGATCGACGGGGTGGAGCACGTCGTGGACGCGCAGTTGATCGCCGGCACCCTCTGGTCGGTCCTTTACGGAAACGGGTCGTTCGAGGTGGACGTGACGCGGCTGCCGGCGGAGGAGTTCGAGGTGCTCATCCAGGGCGACTGCCACAGGTTCACCCTGATGAACGAGCAGCGCCGGGCGATGATCCGGGCGGGCGGCAAGGGCTCCGCCGGGAAGGCGATGCTCACCTCCCCGATGCCCGGGAAGGTGGTCAAGCTCCTGGTCGGGGAAGGGCAGGAGGTCGAGGCCGGCCAGGGAGTGATCGTCGTCGAGGCGATGAAGATGGAGAACGAGCTGAAGTCCGCCGTCGCGGGGAAGGTGAAGGAGATCTTCGTCGAGGAAGGCCAGGTCGTCGAGTCGGGGGCGAAGCTGCTCCTCGTGGAATAG
- a CDS encoding MogA/MoaB family molybdenum cofactor biosynthesis protein, with product MRAAVVTLSDRSFRKERPDASGPAVAEMLRSLPAEIAQQVVIPDEIPFIRRALLHFCDALALDLVVTTGGTGVDPRDVTPDATREILDREVPGMAEAMRAESLKRVPAAMLSRAVAGIRGKTLIVNLPGSPGGARENLAVLLPVLPHAIDKIHGEGGDCTPSSS from the coding sequence ATCCGCGCCGCCGTGGTCACCTTGTCCGACCGGTCGTTCCGCAAGGAGCGTCCCGACGCTTCCGGTCCCGCCGTGGCGGAGATGCTCCGGTCGCTTCCGGCGGAGATCGCGCAGCAGGTGGTGATCCCCGACGAGATCCCCTTCATCCGCCGCGCCCTTCTCCACTTCTGCGACGCGCTCGCGCTTGACCTGGTCGTGACGACCGGGGGAACGGGGGTCGACCCGCGCGACGTCACGCCGGACGCTACCCGGGAGATCCTGGACCGGGAGGTTCCGGGGATGGCGGAGGCGATGCGGGCGGAAAGCCTCAAACGGGTTCCGGCGGCGATGCTGTCCCGCGCGGTCGCCGGGATCCGCGGGAAGACGCTGATCGTCAACTTGCCGGGAAGCCCCGGCGGCGCCAGGGAGAACCTGGCGGTTCTCCTTCCCGTCCTCCCCCACGCGATCGACAAGATCCACGGCGAAGGAGGCGACTGTACCCCCAGTTCTTCCTAA
- a CDS encoding type III pantothenate kinase yields MLLVIDVGNTNTVLGVFEGEILLHHWRVWTDREKTSDEYGILLRNLYDASDFSSREIKAIIIASVVPPLTPTIMELCERYFGLTPMIVGPGIKTGISIKMDNPKEVGADRIVNAVAAFAKHRRPAIVVDFGTATTFDYVSPAGDYMGGVIAPGVNISAEALFRQASKLPRIEIVKPATVIGKNTVAAMQSGLFYGYVAMVEGIIDRIRKEVRLDPLVIATGGLARTIAAETGKIHVIDENLTLEGLRIIYERNLS; encoded by the coding sequence ATGCTCCTCGTGATCGACGTTGGGAACACGAACACCGTCCTCGGGGTCTTCGAGGGGGAAATTCTTCTCCACCACTGGCGGGTGTGGACCGACCGGGAGAAGACCAGCGACGAGTACGGGATCCTGCTTCGGAACCTCTACGACGCGAGCGATTTCTCGTCCCGGGAGATCAAGGCGATCATCATCGCCTCCGTGGTCCCGCCGCTCACCCCTACCATCATGGAGCTGTGCGAGCGGTACTTCGGCCTGACGCCGATGATCGTGGGCCCCGGGATCAAGACGGGGATCTCGATCAAGATGGACAACCCCAAGGAGGTCGGGGCGGACCGGATCGTCAACGCCGTGGCGGCGTTCGCGAAGCATCGTCGTCCCGCCATCGTCGTCGACTTCGGGACGGCCACCACCTTCGACTACGTGTCCCCGGCGGGGGACTACATGGGCGGCGTGATCGCCCCCGGGGTGAACATCTCCGCCGAGGCCCTCTTCCGGCAGGCCTCGAAGCTTCCCCGGATCGAGATCGTCAAGCCCGCCACGGTGATCGGAAAGAACACGGTGGCGGCGATGCAGTCGGGGCTCTTCTACGGGTATGTCGCGATGGTCGAGGGGATCATCGACCGGATCCGGAAGGAGGTCCGCCTCGACCCCCTGGTGATCGCGACCGGTGGGCTCGCGCGGACGATCGCCGCCGAGACGGGAAAAATCCACGTGATTGATGAGAATTTGACTCTCGAGGGGCTGCGTATTATATACGAGAGGAACCTTTCCTGA
- a CDS encoding methylmalonyl-CoA mutase family protein, whose amino-acid sequence MSKARERRPRFESTSGEEIPRLFTPEHLASFDYLRDAGFPGEFPYTRGVQPTMFRGRFWTMRQYAGFGDAKESNRRYRYLLDNGQTGLSVAFDLPTQMGYDSDAPMSFGEVGKVGVAIDSLEDMELLFDRIPLGVVSTSMTINSTAAILLAMYIAVGEKQGVDAGALNGTIQNDILKEYIARGTYIFPPAPSMRIITDIFAFCKDAVPRWNTISISGYHIREAGSTAAQEVAFTLANGIAYVQAAIDAGMSVDSFASRLAFFFNAHNNFLEEVAKFRAARRLWAGIMRDRFGAKDPRSWMLRFHTQTAGSSLTAQQPDNNIVRVTIQALAAVLGGTQSLHTNSRDEALSLPTEASVRIALRTQQLIAHESGVADTIDPLGGSWCVEALTSGIERQAREYIDRIDRMGGVIPAVDSGYIQKEIQDAAYRYQLQVERKEQVVVGVNDFVVREGKPDNLLKVDPRVEKEQRKRLAALRKRRDGAAVRAALGGIESACRGKANVMRPILSAVRAYATLGEISDVMRSVFGAYQGKATG is encoded by the coding sequence ATGTCGAAGGCGCGGGAGCGTCGCCCCCGGTTCGAGAGCACCTCCGGGGAAGAGATCCCGCGCCTTTTCACGCCGGAGCACCTCGCGTCGTTCGATTATCTCCGGGACGCGGGCTTCCCCGGCGAGTTCCCCTACACGCGCGGCGTCCAGCCGACGATGTTCCGCGGCCGCTTCTGGACGATGCGGCAGTACGCGGGCTTCGGGGACGCGAAGGAGTCGAACCGCCGATATCGGTACCTGCTCGACAACGGACAGACGGGTCTGTCCGTGGCCTTCGATCTTCCGACCCAGATGGGGTACGACTCCGACGCCCCCATGTCGTTCGGGGAGGTCGGGAAGGTCGGCGTGGCGATCGACTCCCTCGAGGACATGGAGCTCCTGTTCGACCGGATCCCGCTCGGGGTGGTCTCCACCTCGATGACGATCAACTCGACCGCCGCCATCCTGCTGGCGATGTACATCGCCGTCGGCGAGAAGCAGGGGGTGGACGCCGGGGCGCTGAACGGCACCATCCAGAACGACATCCTGAAGGAGTACATCGCCCGGGGGACCTACATCTTTCCCCCCGCCCCCTCGATGCGGATCATCACCGACATCTTCGCCTTCTGCAAGGACGCGGTCCCCCGGTGGAACACGATCAGCATCTCCGGCTACCACATCCGCGAGGCGGGGTCGACGGCGGCGCAGGAGGTCGCCTTCACCCTCGCCAACGGGATCGCCTACGTGCAGGCCGCGATCGACGCCGGGATGTCGGTCGACTCCTTCGCGTCGCGCCTGGCCTTCTTCTTCAACGCCCACAACAACTTCCTCGAGGAGGTCGCGAAGTTCCGGGCCGCGCGGCGGCTGTGGGCGGGGATCATGCGGGACCGGTTCGGGGCGAAGGATCCCCGCTCCTGGATGCTCCGCTTCCACACGCAGACCGCCGGGTCGTCCCTCACCGCGCAGCAGCCCGACAACAACATCGTCCGGGTGACGATCCAGGCGCTTGCGGCCGTCCTGGGGGGCACCCAGTCGCTGCACACGAACTCCCGCGACGAGGCGCTGTCCCTTCCCACGGAGGCGTCGGTGCGCATCGCCCTCCGTACGCAGCAGCTGATCGCCCACGAAAGCGGGGTCGCGGATACGATCGATCCGCTCGGCGGATCCTGGTGCGTCGAGGCCCTCACCTCCGGGATCGAGCGGCAGGCGCGGGAGTACATCGACCGGATCGACCGGATGGGAGGCGTCATCCCGGCCGTGGACTCCGGCTACATCCAGAAGGAGATCCAGGACGCGGCGTACCGGTACCAGCTGCAGGTCGAGCGGAAGGAGCAGGTCGTCGTCGGGGTGAACGACTTCGTCGTGCGGGAAGGGAAGCCCGACAACCTTCTCAAGGTCGATCCCCGGGTCGAGAAGGAGCAGCGCAAGCGCCTCGCCGCCCTCCGGAAGCGGCGGGACGGAGCTGCGGTCCGCGCCGCCCTGGGCGGCATCGAGTCCGCCTGCCGGGGGAAGGCGAACGTCATGCGTCCGATCCTTTCCGCCGTTCGCGCCTACGCGACGCTCGGCGAGATCTCCGACGTGATGCGCTCCGTCTTCGGCGCGTACCAGGGGAAAGCGACCGGCTGA
- the fusA gene encoding elongation factor G — protein MDIQQIRNVGIIAHGGAGKTTLAEALLFNAKATDRMGKVDDGSSNFDYDPEEIRRKITINTSFHHYAWDKVEVTLADTPGYINFEADTRSCLKVLDGAVLLVNAVSGVEVQTEKMWSLARAADVPVIAFVSKMDRERADPAKAVEEIADILKVPAVPVQLPIGKEAEFRGVIDLFRMKAMVYKGDTGDFTLQEIPADLAADASSAREKLVESCAESDDALIEKFLEGTALTDEEIRAGFRAGVRAMRFLPVLYGSALRNIAIQPVLDLVNFALPDPSYRGEVEGTNPKKKAAEKRPISANAPFSAQVFKTLADPYAGKLSIFKIFSGTLTPDMSPLNSSKDAVERIGQILRLEGKKQKALGSASAGEIVAVAKFKETSTGDTLCDPKAPIVFERPSPLEAVISFAVRPKTRNDEDKLGSSLSRMIEEDPTLRFRKDPQTNEFILAGMGETHVEVAVEKLKRVYGVEVELRTQKIAYLETLKGKAEAQGKHKKQTGGRGQYGDCWIRLEPQPRGKGFEYVDGIVGGSIPRQYIPAVEKGIVERMGKGVIAGYPVVDVKATVFDGSFHNVDSSEMAFKIAGSLAFKKAALAAKPVLLEPIAEMEVVIPEENVGDIIGDLNGRRGRVLGVDALGKSQIVRCQVPLAEVLRYSSDLRSITSGRGQFTMKVSHYEEIPAVIAEKVISESKKEMGEEEEE, from the coding sequence GTGGACATCCAGCAGATCCGGAACGTCGGCATCATCGCGCACGGAGGAGCGGGAAAGACGACGCTGGCGGAGGCCCTACTGTTCAACGCGAAGGCCACGGACAGGATGGGCAAGGTGGACGACGGGAGTTCCAACTTCGACTACGACCCGGAGGAGATCCGCCGGAAGATCACGATCAACACCTCGTTCCATCACTACGCCTGGGACAAGGTCGAAGTTACGCTCGCCGACACCCCCGGCTACATCAACTTCGAGGCGGACACCCGGTCCTGCCTCAAGGTGCTCGACGGGGCGGTCCTCCTCGTCAACGCCGTCTCGGGCGTGGAGGTCCAGACCGAGAAGATGTGGAGCCTGGCGCGGGCGGCGGACGTGCCGGTGATCGCCTTCGTCTCGAAGATGGACCGGGAGCGCGCCGATCCCGCGAAGGCGGTCGAGGAGATCGCCGACATCCTGAAAGTGCCGGCGGTGCCCGTGCAGCTGCCGATCGGGAAGGAGGCGGAGTTCCGCGGCGTGATCGACCTGTTCCGGATGAAGGCGATGGTGTACAAGGGCGACACCGGCGACTTCACCCTCCAGGAGATCCCGGCCGACCTGGCCGCCGACGCCTCGAGCGCCCGGGAGAAACTCGTCGAATCGTGCGCCGAGTCCGACGATGCGCTGATCGAGAAGTTCCTCGAAGGGACCGCCCTCACCGACGAGGAGATCCGGGCCGGTTTCCGCGCGGGGGTGCGGGCGATGCGGTTCCTCCCGGTGCTTTACGGCTCCGCGTTGCGCAACATCGCGATCCAGCCGGTGCTCGATCTCGTCAACTTCGCCCTTCCCGACCCCTCGTACCGGGGAGAGGTCGAGGGGACCAACCCGAAGAAGAAGGCCGCCGAGAAGCGGCCCATCTCCGCGAACGCGCCGTTCTCCGCCCAGGTCTTCAAGACGCTGGCGGACCCGTATGCCGGGAAGCTTTCCATCTTCAAGATCTTCTCCGGCACGCTCACGCCGGACATGTCCCCGCTGAATTCGAGCAAGGACGCTGTGGAGCGGATCGGGCAGATCTTGCGGCTGGAAGGGAAAAAACAGAAGGCGCTCGGGTCCGCCTCCGCGGGGGAGATCGTCGCGGTGGCGAAATTCAAGGAGACTTCCACGGGGGACACCCTGTGCGATCCGAAGGCCCCGATCGTCTTCGAGCGGCCGTCCCCCCTGGAGGCGGTCATCTCCTTCGCCGTCCGCCCGAAGACGCGCAACGACGAGGACAAGCTGGGCAGTTCCCTCTCCCGGATGATCGAGGAGGACCCGACCCTCCGTTTCCGCAAGGATCCCCAGACGAACGAATTCATCCTCGCGGGGATGGGGGAGACCCACGTCGAAGTGGCCGTCGAGAAGCTGAAGCGCGTTTACGGCGTCGAGGTGGAGCTGCGCACGCAGAAGATCGCCTACCTCGAGACGCTCAAGGGGAAAGCCGAAGCCCAGGGGAAGCACAAGAAGCAGACCGGCGGTCGCGGGCAGTACGGCGACTGCTGGATACGCCTCGAGCCGCAGCCGCGCGGGAAGGGGTTCGAGTACGTGGACGGGATCGTGGGCGGGTCGATCCCGCGCCAATACATCCCTGCGGTGGAAAAGGGGATCGTGGAGCGGATGGGCAAGGGGGTCATCGCGGGATATCCGGTGGTGGACGTGAAGGCCACCGTCTTCGACGGCTCCTTCCACAACGTCGATTCCTCCGAGATGGCGTTCAAGATCGCCGGGTCCCTCGCCTTCAAGAAAGCGGCGCTTGCCGCCAAGCCGGTCCTCCTCGAACCGATCGCCGAGATGGAGGTCGTCATCCCGGAGGAGAACGTCGGGGACATCATCGGGGATCTCAACGGGCGCCGCGGACGGGTTCTTGGCGTGGACGCCCTCGGGAAGAGCCAGATCGTCCGGTGCCAGGTGCCGTTGGCGGAGGTCCTCCGCTACTCGTCCGATCTCCGCTCGATCACTTCCGGGCGGGGACAATTTACGATGAAGGTGTCACACTACGAGGAGATCCCCGCCGTCATCGCGGAGAAGGTGATCTCCGAGTCCAAGAAGGAGATGGGGGAAGAGGAGGAGGAGTGA
- a CDS encoding biotin--[acetyl-CoA-carboxylase] ligase codes for MLDEGRVAGVPRGEAETGDRIGVEEVREALRHGLPWTDMVCLAVTDSTNRVAMEMAENGAKHGTVVFADAQTAGRGRMGRRWESPAGKNLYVSLLLRPSVPSADAPSLALVAGVALADAVEAVGVPAALKWPNDLYCGGRKAAGILAEMASDPDGVRHVVIGVGLNVNGVEDDFPPDLRGTATSLRICAGRLFRRVDVLARLLDAFGARYAEFLGGGFASLRDGWDRRDFLRGRRVLLRRQGGEGWGTADGLDTTGALRFLPDGGRATESVHSGEILDFRR; via the coding sequence ATGCTCGATGAAGGAAGGGTGGCGGGGGTGCCGCGCGGCGAGGCGGAAACAGGCGACCGGATCGGCGTGGAGGAGGTCCGCGAAGCGCTTCGACACGGCCTTCCGTGGACCGACATGGTGTGCCTCGCGGTGACCGACAGCACGAACCGCGTCGCGATGGAGATGGCGGAAAACGGAGCGAAGCACGGGACCGTCGTCTTCGCCGACGCGCAGACCGCGGGCCGTGGACGGATGGGCCGCCGGTGGGAGTCTCCCGCGGGGAAGAACCTGTACGTTTCCCTGCTCCTTCGGCCTTCCGTCCCGTCCGCCGACGCGCCGTCGCTTGCCCTCGTGGCCGGCGTCGCCCTCGCCGACGCGGTCGAGGCGGTGGGCGTTCCCGCGGCCCTCAAGTGGCCGAACGACCTGTATTGCGGAGGACGGAAGGCGGCGGGGATCCTCGCGGAGATGGCCTCCGACCCGGACGGCGTGCGCCACGTCGTGATCGGCGTGGGGCTCAACGTGAACGGGGTGGAGGACGATTTCCCGCCGGATCTCCGCGGAACGGCGACGTCCCTCCGGATCTGCGCAGGGAGGCTGTTCCGCCGGGTCGACGTCCTCGCCCGGCTGCTCGACGCGTTCGGTGCGCGGTACGCGGAATTCCTCGGGGGCGGGTTCGCCTCGCTCCGCGACGGGTGGGACCGCCGCGACTTCCTCCGGGGGCGGCGCGTCCTCCTTCGGCGGCAGGGCGGCGAGGGGTGGGGAACCGCGGACGGGCTCGACACGACCGGGGCGCTTCGTTTTCTCCCCGACGGCGGCCGGGCGACCGAGTCGGTGCACAGCGGCGAGATTCTTGACTTCCGGCGGTGA
- a CDS encoding diguanylate cyclase — translation MGSSVPDDFTRKAGEILRSAKPIEERLREFSGELSAWLGGGTVSVLLFDRDSEDFYVRTSTLRVTPGAPEFHFPAEGTLEELSLAEHRPIILSEGKRPESSRKRGTVLMFPLLSSGEPNGVLVVQTISEGEFPEEKLSVVTDAAVLLSDAVGVSLREESAALRMTKIAAINEAGINIISTLDLTRLLKLVATSACLILEAETCVIRLLDPETGKYGIREYYGMKTEGEQKDLFLMDKKAVTAVLKGEPSVLVRDASQEPGWRDFAGVARTLACVPLHGDGEVLGTVTIFDKFPHKTFFPSSFTTEDLATFGKFLKYAEKAVVNAIAYERNDRLKNLDETTSLPTLKYFQERLLHEISRAKRFQRRLVLMICEIQAHVPAGSRSRAGRADWVMKQVAKAIRASLREYDIVARISEAKFGMILPEAEDGKISAIPRIKKAIAAEAEEIRRRARDARVEVRFGHASFPEDGDDHEKLIFKSNILKN, via the coding sequence ATGGGGAGTAGCGTGCCCGACGATTTCACGAGAAAAGCCGGGGAGATCCTGCGGTCGGCGAAGCCGATCGAGGAGCGTCTTCGGGAATTTTCCGGCGAGCTGTCCGCCTGGCTCGGTGGGGGTACGGTTTCCGTCCTCCTGTTCGATCGCGACAGCGAGGACTTCTACGTTCGGACCAGCACCCTCCGCGTGACGCCGGGCGCCCCGGAATTCCACTTCCCGGCGGAAGGCACCCTCGAGGAACTCAGCCTCGCCGAGCATCGTCCCATCATCCTCTCGGAGGGGAAAAGGCCGGAGAGCAGCCGAAAGCGGGGGACGGTGCTGATGTTCCCGCTCCTCTCCTCCGGGGAGCCCAACGGGGTGCTCGTCGTACAGACGATCAGCGAGGGGGAGTTCCCCGAGGAGAAACTGTCGGTGGTCACCGACGCCGCCGTCCTGCTCTCGGACGCGGTGGGGGTGTCGCTGCGGGAGGAGTCCGCCGCCCTCCGGATGACGAAGATCGCCGCGATCAACGAAGCGGGGATCAACATCATCTCGACGCTCGACTTGACCAGGCTGCTCAAACTGGTGGCCACCTCCGCCTGCCTCATCCTCGAGGCCGAGACGTGCGTCATCCGCCTGCTCGACCCGGAAACCGGGAAGTACGGGATTCGCGAGTATTACGGGATGAAGACGGAAGGGGAGCAGAAGGACCTCTTCCTCATGGACAAGAAGGCGGTGACCGCCGTCCTCAAGGGGGAGCCGTCCGTGCTCGTGCGCGACGCTTCGCAGGAGCCCGGCTGGCGCGACTTCGCCGGGGTCGCCCGGACGCTCGCGTGCGTCCCCCTCCACGGTGACGGGGAGGTCCTCGGGACGGTCACGATCTTCGACAAGTTTCCCCACAAGACGTTCTTCCCCTCCTCGTTCACCACCGAGGACCTCGCCACGTTCGGAAAATTCCTGAAGTACGCCGAGAAGGCGGTCGTGAACGCGATCGCCTACGAGCGGAACGACCGGCTGAAGAACCTCGACGAGACGACCTCGCTGCCCACCCTCAAGTATTTCCAGGAGCGCCTGCTGCACGAGATCAGCCGGGCGAAGCGGTTCCAGCGGCGCCTCGTCCTGATGATCTGCGAGATCCAGGCGCACGTGCCTGCGGGGTCGCGTTCCCGCGCCGGTCGCGCGGACTGGGTGATGAAGCAGGTGGCGAAGGCGATCCGCGCCTCCCTTCGCGAGTACGACATCGTGGCCCGGATCAGCGAGGCGAAGTTCGGGATGATCCTTCCCGAGGCGGAGGACGGCAAGATCAGCGCGATCCCGCGCATCAAGAAGGCGATCGCCGCCGAGGCCGAGGAGATCCGCCGTCGCGCAAGGGATGCGCGCGTCGAGGTGCGGTTCGGCCACGCCTCGTTCCCGGAAGACGGCGACGACCACGAGAAGCTGATCTTCAAGTCGAACATCCTGAAGAACTGA